In Plasmodium falciparum 3D7 genome assembly, chromosome: 8, the following proteins share a genomic window:
- a CDS encoding mitochondrial carrier protein, putative, which translates to MDIKNEGYNIVNNLMNYLKIGQKNDENKCPNYNIEENGDAKIVKTRTLNFIISSAVVLCVLHPLDTIRTRKQIYRVYKNSYPYYYNNKYSLLYILKKEKFESIYRGLLASLITTGVSQGTFRFIYDTLNYYIIQNFNNNNNINDNNKITNEINNIGNEKYIIYNNINQNNNNNNNNKNENNINMNYYILTSSISSIISVLFLHPIWLIKTKIECTINLNYKFINYKSRILSKHYKIFSPRNKIFNYKMIYNIISLFIINPKNKIHGNYKKVRYINNNLMKTYKNNFIYNKHIKSVYKYNHLSYIKTNHMCSNKTLQKKMIHNYTLYKYYALSNFERKHLTKKCLSTFRKKFRNKHILYSKRPLSGNEILHIFKREENKNNVSAVYKYKNYFHFVYSIYKKEKLFSFYKGFLASLLLTPHVALQFYTYEYLTHFFSSQYINNILQNKNIHFSSDVLNKFLPFLYGALSKYIAIIFTYPLYTIKMRQQVQMKNYGFYKVLLNIFKCEGIRSYYTGINMHLLRNCLQNGILFFIFEYLNNAKI; encoded by the coding sequence atggacataaaaaatgaaggttataatattgtaaataatttaatgaaTTATTTGAAGATAGGtcaaaaaaatgatgagaATAAATGtccaaattataatattgaaGAAAATGGTGATGCAAAAATTGTAAAGACAAGAacattaaattttataatatcttcGGCTGTTGTTTTATGTGTATTACATCCACTGGACACAATAAGGACACGTAAACAAATATATCGAgtttataaaaattcatatccatattattataataacaaatatagtttattgtatatactgaaaaaagaaaaattcgAAAGCATATATCGTGGATTGCTAGCAAGTTTAATTACTACCGGAGTATCTCAAGGTACCTTTCGATTTATTTATGACAccttaaattattatataattcaaaattttaataataataataatattaatgataacaataaaataacgaatgaaataaataatataggaaatgaaaaatatattatatacaataatattaatcaaaataataataataataataataataaaaatgaaaataatataaatatgaattattatattctaacCAGTAGTATAAGCTCAATTATAAGTGTTCTTTTCCTTCATCCCATATGGCTTATTAAAACCAAGATAGAATGtacaataaatttaaattataaatttataaattataaaagtaGAATATTAAGTAAACATTATAAAATCTTTTCTccaagaaataaaatatttaattataaaatgatatataatataatatccctatttattataaatccaaaaaataaaatacatggtaactataaaaaagtaagatatattaataataatttgatgaagacatataaaaataattttatatataacaaacatattaaatcagtttataaatataatcatcTTTCTTACATAAAAACGAATCATATGTGTTCAAATAAAactttacaaaaaaaaatgatacataattatacattatataaatattatgcaTTGTCTAATTTTGAAAGAAAACATTTAACAAAGAAATGTTTATCAACATTTCGAAAAAAATTTcgtaataaacatattttatattcaaaaaGACCTTTATCAGGAAAtgaaatattacatatattcaaaagagaagaaaataaaaataatgtaagtgctgtttataaatataagaattattttcattttgtttatagtatatataaaaaagaaaagctgttttctttttataaaggATTTTTagcatctttattattaacacCACATGTAGCATTacaattttatacatatgaatatttgacacatttttttagttcacaatatataaataatatcttacaaaataaaaatatacatttttcatCAGATGTCTTAAATAAATTCTTACCTTTTCTATATGGAGCCTTATCCAAATATATTGCAATCATTTTTACGTATCCATTATATACCATTAAAATGAGACAACAAGttcaaatgaaaaattatggTTTTTATAAAGTGTTACTTAATATCTTTAAATGTGAAGGTATCCGATCATATTATACTGGTATTAATATGCACTTATTAAGAAATTGTTTACAAAATGGTATactcttttttatatttgaatatttgAATAATGCAAAAATTTGa
- a CDS encoding ER membrane protein complex subunit 1, putative yields MNIIDKRKNKKKNKKKKKKTKKMYNYKLLFHAFIYGILSFIKICYGNYASYSNNTYLIGHVNNIIPIPNKLDNLILLSSYDGVVGLLNYKTGKLELAKYHREYESVKKLYGDDKYAAALIYKNNYGSDLSEDNIVEEEDMYNYINVYDINNFYLLSSFEYNNKEIINDFIIKGQNIYILLKDKIDIGNINDNSVISISFKELKLDLIYIKIINVKDDKIINLFYVDVNKNSYIGSLNILTKKLNKIKKINQLHLTNNTTTTTNNNNNNNNNNNYNYYNSSIYNNNVVIIYNYDYLYWIELLNDENEYYYNYISIKDKMDKSKISKANNINKNFITNDYLENCHVGKYICISKEDNVLIYNYDNKKMNFVEKKNQKNQVIGYYLNKENEKVMIIGEDTNKNILIKKINNDKKNILLQELKKSNNIYYNPELLIGIYNKEENVNYFFSIYNDLTLTAYKNNNVYFTREESLIYIEQLYFYNFQHLKKPNNTTTGFYTPQFHIAKEIEGYIKDKLNLFSSPYVQELKKKKQDNSLLPFFFFHLSKEDKMNLLSICTLKKDKSDSFIINKKKLNNEKDKYTKLSNQQHMNDKSNFEFMNSLVKNSFDKYASDLSSKYAGSSIILVSTYNNFIYAIHLYTGLILYKIDTNVYLKNDNLFDNKSMYRFPIITNENNWSEIDNAKKLIFYNYNIFNNNNNNNNNNKMKGEKNSSSNINNTDNNTNIILNDNSVIDLFKGFSKDTVITILKNNNNPSNKKDSHILIFDVLNGDIIYEKKVDSFYIKNYFILKNTFSLITLDESLNTKVIHMLNNSPDLNINDEELYFYQINKTDNFIQGYRLIISDRKKRENIDLIKTYSINLNNENVELFSKSITKKDIFFPIKINKDASICYKYINDNIVSYITSSKNKTNKIYTLYIIDGISGKLLFSRILDKYVNPPFHLIINENKIILNYYHKNIHKNVFHIIEILLDKPDPGFFNLITSKKQKVVNLFDEENIVINETNYIIDHNVKSFNFTETKRGITNKHLLLLLDTNKIAYLPFSNDKNTNIYKNLNTFITHTDILYNSRGFISNESLLESTTLIFSWGNNLYFTSYQPNGSFDTIEKFSLLLLLFLIFLVFIGTYISYNKRINKKLYAKWE; encoded by the exons ATGAACATTAttgataaaagaaaaaataaaaaaaaaaacaaaaaaaaaaaaaaaaaaacgaagaAAATGTATAATTACAAATTGTTGTTTCATGCTTTTATATATggtatattatcttttataaaGATATGTTATGGAAACTATGCATCTTATTCAAATAATACTTATTTAATAGGTCAcgtgaataatattatacctATACCAAATAAATTAGATAATTTAATTCTTCTTTCGAGTTATGATGGCGTTGTAggattattaaattataaaacag GCAAATTGGAACTTGCTAAATATCATAGAGAATATGAGAGTGTTAAAAAACTTTATGGAGACGATAAATATGCTGCTGCATtaatttacaaaaataattatggGAGTGACTTAAGTGAAGATAATATTGTAGAAGAAGAggatatgtataattatataaatgtatatgatattaacaatttttatttgttaagttcgtttgaatataataacaagGAAATTATTAACGActttataataaaaggacagaacatatatattcttttaaaagataaaattgatattggtaatataaatgataattcaGTAATATCTATTAGttttaaagaattaaaattggatctaatatatataaaaataataaatgtgaaggatgataaaataataaacctATTTTATGTAGATGTAAATAAGAATTCTTATATAGGATCTCTCAACATTTTGACAAAAAAATtgaacaaaattaaaaaaataaatcaattaCATTTAACAAACAacactactactactactaataataataataataataataataataataattataattattataatagtagtatatataataataatgtagttattatatataattatgattacCTATATTGGAttgaattattaaatgatgaaaatgaatattattataattatatatctattaaaGACAAAATGGATAAGTCAAAAATATCAAAggcaaataatattaataaaaattttattacaaaTGATTATCTAGAAAATTGTCATGttggaaaatatatatgcataagcAAAGAAGACaatgtattaatttataattatgataataaaaaaatgaatttcgtagaaaaaaaaaatcagaaAAATCAAGTCATTGGATACTATCTAAATAAAGAAAACGAGAAGGTTATGATTATTGGTGAAGAtactaataaaaatatattaattaaaaaaattaataatgataaaaaaaatatattattacaagaattaaaaaaaagtaataatatatattataatcccGAACTTTTAAttggtatatataataaagaagaaaatgtgaattatttttttagtatatataatgatttaaCATTAActgcatataaaaataataatgtttattTTACTAGAGAAGAatcattaatttatattgaacaattatatttttataatttccaacatttaaaaaaacctAATAATACCACAACAGGTTTTTATACACCTCAATTTCATATAGCTAAAGAAATAGAAGGCTATATTaaagataaattaaatttatttagtAGTCCATATGTacaagaattaaaaaaaaaaaaacaagacaATTCATTATTAccattctttttctttcatttatCAAAGGAAGATAAAATGAATTTGTTAAGTATATGCACACtcaaaaaagataaaagtgattcatttataattaataaaaagaaattaaataatgaaaaagataaatatacaaaGCTTTCAAATCAACAACATATGAATGATAAAAGCAATTTTGAATTTATGAATTCTTTAGTAAAGAATTCTTTTGATAAGTACGCATCAGATTTAAGTAGTAAATATGCGGGTAGTTCTATTATACTTGTatctacatataataatttcatatatgCTATTCATTTGTATACaggattaatattatataaaattgacacaaatgtttatttaaaaaatgataacttATTTGATAATAAATCTATGTATCGTTTTCCTATAATTACAAATGAAAACAATTGGTCTGAGATAGATAATGCAAAAaagttaatattttataattacaatatttttaataataataataataataataataataataaaatgaaaggggaaaaaaattcttcttcaaatataaataatacagataataatacaaatattatattaaatgataatagtGTAATTGATTTGTTTAAAGGGTTTTCTAAAGATACCGTAATtacaattttaaaaaataataataatcctagtaataaaaaagattcacatatattaatttttgatGTATTAAATGGAGATATTATATACGAAAAGAAAGTAGATtccttttatattaaaaattattttattcttaagAATACGTTTTCTTTAATAACCCTTGACGAATCATTAAATACAAAAGTAATACATATGTTAAACAATTCACCtgatttaaatattaatgatgaagaactttatttttatcaaattaataaaacaGATAATTTTATACAAGGTTATCGATTAATTATTTCTGATaggaaaaaaagagaaaatatcgatttaataaaaacatattcaataaatttaaataatgaaaatgtagAATTGTTTTCTAAGTcaataacaaaaaaagatatattttttccaatcaaaataaataaggaCGCATCtatttgttataaatatattaatgataatatagtATCTTATATTACTAGttcaaaaaacaaaacaaataaaatatatacattatacaTAATTGATGGTATTAGTGgtaaattattattctcaCGAATTTTAGATAAGTATGTAAATCCACCTTtccatttaataataaatgaaaataaaattatattaaattattatcataaaaatatacataaaaatgtttttcatattattgaaATCTTATTAGATAAACCAGATCCTGGTTTCTTTAATCTAATCACatcaaaaaaacaaaaagtagttaatttatttgatgaagaaaatattgtAATTAATGAAACgaattatattatagatCATAATGTtaaatcatttaattttacagAAACAAAAAGAGGAATAACGAATAAAcatttattactattattagaTACTAATAAAATAGCATATTTACCTTTtagtaatgataaaaatacaaatatatataagaatttaaATACATTCATAACACATacagatatattatataattcaagAGGATTCATATCAAACGAAAGTCTATTAGAATCAACTACTCTCATATTTTCGTGgggtaataatttatattttacttcTTATCAACCCAACGGATCATTTGATACTATTGAAAAATTTAgcttgttattattattgttcttAATTTTTCTTGTATTTATTGgtacatatatttcatataataagaGAATAAACAAGAAGTTGTATGCCAAATGGGAATAA